The nucleotide sequence atatagataatgagatgcaaggattactacttctcagctctttactagaaagttgggaaacatatgtaatgacaatttgtaactccacgctagaggggactctaactatagatatggttaaagacagtttgctaaatgaagatgtcagaaggaaagaacagggtaaaTCTTCTTCTGCggcatttgttattgaaaaacaagaaacacatggaagaagtcataacagaaatccatatggatatagaggaagatctaagtctagaagagatatcaaatattttcactgtaacaggctaggtcacatgaagaaagagtgtaggttttggaagcgagaacaaaataaaatgaagaaaaatgagaaagagaccagtaTAGttactgctgaaggtaatatcactattgtctgtgatgaaggttgtgtcagtcttgtagctcaggatagtaactgggtaattgactctggtgcttcatttcatgttacttctcatggtgatttctttagatcttacattactggtgattttggtaatgtcaaaatgggaaacaatggtaaatctaagattgtgggtattagagATAGGGTTGTGAATGTGTGCAGCATGCAGCGACGTgcaaagaaaagaggagagagaaatagagagagaaagattagttttctgagttttctgtttgacgatcgatggccaaacgttgtcagtttcggcccaaattttatgtagagaatccttgcagcaaactctacaatcctaacggtgttgatctgcagtttaccctctctaaggtactttcctatgatatccactCTATGAGATCTAGAATTCTATATTGAGGAGATCCatggatatgctagagccaagatctatgttcttgatgttattctgatcctctagttattctagagaagacctactgtaaacctgttatcattattattgatagtggaagtttgagatggactacgATCCCGTagtttttcccatattgggttttccatgttaaaagatttggtctcactgtgtgattgattatttgctctattgttgatgctgtgctggttgatatttacatttggataccaagttggtattttgatgagaaacccattttgatatataaagagggaaaaaaatatttCGCTAGAAGGTTTTTCCCAACACTCGATGGGACAATTACATAGTCAAAGATACAATAGCTAGCTCACCACAAAAGTCATCGGTGCATGTGCCACTCACGCAATTGAGCATGTAGGTGATGCCATTACGATAAAGAGTAGTGTGATTGTGGGGCATTATGGTGGGGGTGGAGGCAACGAGCAACAACAATAGACGAGTAATGGAGTGAGGCCAGAAGCAATTTcatgttttaagaaataaaaaacatctatgaaaatgaataaaaaaagtGGATGTTAATAGAAAAAGAGATTACTATTTAAAGACTCCTTACAATTCATAACCCCTTGCTTTTCACAATcttttaagaaataataaaataatattttactattcaTAACCGTTCTAATTTCATTTTTactctcctctttttctttttttccttcccaACAGCCCTCACTTGCACACCCTAGTATCGTAACTCTCCTCACCACCCATGCATCCTACTTGGTAGTTTGCAAAGATCTAAAATATAATATCTTAAGTTAATATAATTAACTTAGAAGATAATATCTTTTGGGCTATTGTAGAATGCATATAATCTTAAATCATTGTAACcgtcaaaaattattttttaccttCTCTTTAATATTCAATTTATCTCATTTCAtcatatgtttttatttatcattttacgaaatgaaggaaagaaaagaggttataggtaaagaataaaaagattctattaaaattaagttataaattaatTACATTTACATCTATTTATAAATGGATAATCTAGAAATATTCAAATTTCTTAACATagagttataaataataaaaaaattacaaatggCAGTctccttttaaaaaataaaaataattttttttttttttttgcgaatTTGCCCAATACTTTGAACACTCGTGTCTCTTAATTTAAACCACGAGAACACACCTGCGTCACTTTCAACGATGGTGAGGTGCCCGCTACCTCTTATTCTGTATTGGTATGAATGCTGGTTGCGGCATGTTTACGTTTCTGTGATGGTACAGCCTACCTGCGACTTCTTCTGTGTCCATATTTGTCAATTCCGAGTTTGCATTTTTTTCGGATAGCGCAAGAGAAATGTCcaaaacaaaaataaatgatTCTGCAATTTAATGGGATCGATGTCCTCGAAGAGGCCATTACGATTATTTATGAGCAGATTGTTCTTCCAAATCTCCACCTACTCACTCGATCGGGAGGATGTTTTTGTCTTTTTCATCAGCTACCGTAAGGTACCAAATCCACACGAGATTTAGCGAAAGTTCCGAAACAACGGCGTAAGAGAAATGCCACCTCCAACGCCGTCCATCGCACGCTCATCCTTCGAACAGTTTCGTTATAGTAGATGTTGCCATCGGCATGCATCCATGGGTGAGACAAGGACGAGCTGTGGAGAATGCAGTGAATCAGTGCTCAAAGCTGTGAATTGTTTCTTCTTCGGATGCTTGCAGTTTGACTAAAATGTATGCTGATCTCTCAGTAAGCATGAAGGGAACTGTGGATGATTGTGCTGATCATGTGCTGCAAATTTATACATCTCTCTTTCATTATTGACATTTTGCCTACGTTGGGACTTTTATACATATCACATGTAGCTTCAATTTCATTCACACGCATCATAGTTTGACAAGATCACATACTCAATCTACCTTGTTTGAATAATCTGACCACCATATGTGGGAGATTGGACACAATATAGCCTTAAGGTTGGAATTGCTAAGTAGTGGACCAAATTCCAACGTCATCCAATTTAATTAATCTTTGCAATAGGTACCAATATCTTCCTCGTCTTTATCTATATCTTATCCATATGAATGTTTTATAAGTTCCCTAAACCTGACCGTCACATATACATTATGTGCCGTTTGCATGAAAGAGTCGAACTAATGTAATTTATTTTCTTTAGGACATGCATAAATAGAAACCGTGATGTCTCCGTTTGAATTGAAGCAAAACTGCATGTCTTATTACAAGCTTGAGCTTCAACACAGAACATTGTTCTACCTACTCCTTTGGTTATAAAAGCCCACGGACCTCTCATGTCTCTCCCTCCAATCCTCCATCCACCTTTTCACCCCCTGCCTAAGCTTCCCCATGGCCTCGTCTCCatccctccctcttctcctcctcttcctctttgccgCTATTGCCATTGTGAGCAGCGATGAACCCAAGGAGAATATGACCCACCTGCACTTCTATTTGCACGTCTACTACGGCGGCCCCAACGCGACCACCGTCACCGTTGTTAGCCCACCCGGCAACAGCACCTTCGGGAGCATCGGGGTGGGCAACAACATCCTGAAGGAAGGGCCCGAGCCGAGCTCGATGCTCATCGGAAGGACGAACGATCTCACCGCGCAGGCGTCCATAGAGAGCCCGTCGTACCTCTATATGTTGAACTTCGTGTTCACCGCCGGAGAGTACAACGGGAGCAGCATCGCCATCGTCGGCAGGGAGGTGCTCGGCATGACCTCGGAGAGGACCATTGTCGGAGGGACCGGCATGTTTCGGATGGCGCGGGGTTACACGGTCAGCACTCTCATCAGTTCAACTGGAACCACCGAACTCTTTCTTGTGTCAGAGTACGATGCTTATATCTATCACTAGTGCTGAtgagctgcctctctctctccttgtgtGTTGCAATAAAACCTGCTCGTTGCTTCTTCTACATCTCTACGATTCTGTGAGTCACCCATGGTATAAGGGCTTTGTTTTGTAACGCAGTGTAGTATGATGCCTTTATCTTTCACTACCTGTGAGTTGCCTGCTGCTGCTGGTGCCTTTCCTTGTGTGGTTAATAAATCCTGTTTGTGGCTTGTTCTGCATTCATATGCCACTGTTATGTTTGTGTATCTTCCATGATGACATGTTGTCTTCTTTTATCTTTGAACGTGGAGGAAGTCAGCCATTATCAGCTTTGCTTGTCTTAGATAACCTTTTCCTTAAATGATGTCAACGTCAATGGCACCGGACTCACTCATACTCCAAACCTGCATCACAGCATTAATAAACAAACGATCCCAATTATGTCGGTAAGTGGAAGCTGCATTAGAAATTTGAGATCTTATATAAAAagacctttttcttttttggtttgcAGACATTAAACAAAGAGAATACAACGTAGACTTCGAGCGGCGTAGTCGTGCCGGCGACATCTTCCTATTATTTGGTTGGATTGGGACAGCTTAGTCTTAGTTGTCGCTGTTTGGTTCCACTCCGTCAAATAGTATGTCCTGTCACAATTCTTTTTTCCTTCCACTTGCGATAAGAAGTCTAATATGTGGAAAAAATTGGGCTTCATGTGCTGACGTGTGTGACATTTTTAAATTGAATCCAGTCGTCATGGTTGGTACGACATTCTTCTCTCATTAATCGAACACCTTAATTGGACTTGTTAAGTTGATTGATCGGATATCACACGACTTAAAGATGATAGTAACTTGAAGATGATAGTAAATCCATCCATCATAATCATCCTCTCCTTGCAGTTTAACAATAAATGAAGTGTGTCAACGGTAGTAATAACCTACCAACGTTGACCAGTTCAGTTCATGTgagatatatgtacatatattcatAAGAAAAGTTTCTAGCTTTATCTTTTTCTTGCATAGGGTTCCTACTTTGAAAATAGTATCCCTTGGTGAGTTATTCTATCCATTTACTCGTGGATAGCTAAGTCATTGTTTTCTGCCCAAAACAGTGGCTCTTGGACCGTTGGTTTAGTAAGGATTTGCTAATCGATTTGGGTTGAGATAGTTCATTACCGATTTAACATTTTAACTCTGTTAAGAAGATATACAAAGTGGCTAGTACAGTGTACAATAAGTTGCTGTCATACTGATCTCGATGAAGAAACAAAAAGCTTCTCTTTTGTCATTTTTCTTCTTACCCATCTCTttgttttttatcttttctttcttcttgaataagacaaaaaaaattatgtaagtATATTAATTCATTCTGTACTATTATATTAATTCcttgatttttaaaaataaaatttttaattctagTGATCTCTTTGTATGGAGGATTCtatttttgat is from Musa acuminata AAA Group cultivar baxijiao chromosome BXJ3-8, Cavendish_Baxijiao_AAA, whole genome shotgun sequence and encodes:
- the LOC135644192 gene encoding dirigent protein 1-like, with protein sequence MASSPSLPLLLLFLFAAIAIVSSDEPKENMTHLHFYLHVYYGGPNATTVTVVSPPGNSTFGSIGVGNNILKEGPEPSSMLIGRTNDLTAQASIESPSYLYMLNFVFTAGEYNGSSIAIVGREVLGMTSERTIVGGTGMFRMARGYTVSTLISSTGTTELFLVSEYDAYIYH